The region CTACGGGTTTTGGCATTTAAAATGAGTGTTTtctgacattttaaattaaaatttgatgtcaTTAAACTTGAGGTCTTAATTGATTTGAATCCAATATCTAAATAGATGTATGCTTATGAGAACACACTTTAGTTCCGCATAACCCTGAAAATTCACGAAAATTAGCGGTAGGTAACTTTGATGTTACCATAAGGAAAATGTGTTTGACTAATAAATAACGTATGGCATATttaccaaatattatttaataaccaatatttaacataaaccgCATTCCTGATTTTCCATTGTTATGCAATGTTTCACAATGTCTAGGAAAAACTgcatcttttataattatagagTGGCAACAAGTTGTTAGCAACTTATCGATGtcaaataaacacaaataggTTGGAACTAAAGATTCGCACTGAGGAAGGTGAAAAGGGCACTTTACAGGTATATGTAACTCCTTTGGTTCAACCAAAATGCAGCAGAAATTTGCAATACGACATTAAGGCACTGTCTTTACATTACAGAATTCATGATTTTGATAGCAAGCGGTATGAATTTTACGAAGAAATACTGAACTGTAATTATGTgagatttaattttaggtcctttaataaattaatattcaaaggaGGGTTTAGTTTAGCTGAAATACATTCGTGGATTAGTAATTGTCTGCCTGAAGTGCCCGAGAAGCCtcaaatattagataaaaatattttatggtttcAGTCCAGTCTTTTGGGCACAATTCTTCAATGTTCTTATACGTAATATTGATGTTCTTTATAAAGATTCTTTTTCTGATctgtattttttagtaaaaatgaaGGAGAATTTTTATCAGATAATGTGTCGACCATCAGTATTTTAAAGGATTATCTGACAATTGAGgcaacaaaaaagaaaattaaagtggaGTTTGCTACAAGtaagtgaaaaaattaattataatatagtttCCAGctcttgttaataattattttttgttttaataattaaaataaaacaacaaatgtttataaattggaattaaacgtttcaatttatctaaaaacctTTTTACCATTGTACtggaatttttttttccatgACGCACGACCCTTGGGATTTAGTTGTAAGCAAAATATTCCgatataaacatataataaacaactataataaaatatgcgaCTTAAAATAGAATACCAAATCTCAAATCAAACCAATAACCAGATCATTCCTTTCTTGTTTTAGCTGTTGCTGACGACTCGATTGATACTGTtttggatttaattaataataaaatagtcacAGAGAAAAGTAACGAAAAAGATTTGACATTATTAAATGCTTTGAACGAGTTAGAAGTAACTAATGAAGAAATATCCGGTTCTTTGtgccaaaaatataaagagaTTTTAGCTAACAGCAAAACCATTATACAAAAATCGCAACCTGGATGTTTGGAGAGACTATATGGTAAGGAATTTTGAAagcaaacatttaaatttatatattccaaaaatgtatttgtattatttcatgTTATGGTTAAGGGGTTTCACATCAGATCGTTAGAGTcaagaatatatattaaaatattagcaaaattattcatcttcaagttgagatatttcaataatttatatacatcacTAATTCTTTTTAagcataatattaaataaaaatatgtccacAAATTTTGTGAACGTGTTTTTAAAGCTTAATACTCGAAAGTAACATAAACACTACGGGGTGAATATGTTTATcaggaaattaaattgatagtacatatttaaataattcatttttaacaaacaataaatatgtaaaaatgatCGCAACgttgaatgttaattaatatctttgcGTCGACTGAAAGcaaattaccaaaaatttgcgttttcaacaaattttaaaccacTAATAATAGGCGTGATTTCATTCAATCATGTGTTTGTATTTACCGGTTTTATAccgacataaattaaaattcatcagtctaattaattctaatgTTTTTCTTTCAGGCACCATTAGTAACTTATAtgtaaactattataaatttaaaggagCTAATGTGGTTTCGAAACTGCCGAATTTACTCCGGGttcttgaaaattattcttacGAGGGTTTATTGGATTTTTTCAGACCCAATAGAAATGATGAAtagtactaataaaatatttatagttaactgatttattttatttcttacaagACATTGaactttgatatattttagatataaaataatattcgatGCATTGTGTAGGTGCAAGgctagtttaatatttatttgatggaAAAATTAGACCAGTATTTCCTGCTTGTAAATTTTTGGGGATAATGTCAAATGATGAGAAGGTTGTAATTTATCATGTAAACTTCCAAATACCCAATACTTCCTaatgtattatgtttattttaaaaatgtgaccagatattaagaaattaaattctctaattttaatcgaattgtaatgttttgtaatgATCACCACAGAATTAACTACCGTATTACTGTTACTATTTCAATAGTAGGGTTAAATATCAGCATCAAAATCCATGtcaataaaatactattaaaataattttagtaagcTAATTAACACACTtcgtattttatattctaaggacaattttaattaaggtattaatttaaacatctcgtaaaataaaataaatatttcacaaactaggatatttattaACGGCCTTGTTAGTAGACTAtttcgtaaattaaaataaaataaacaatatttgtatGACTACAATTAAAGAGCATCAgataattgtgaaatttacTTAAGTACTCAATAGGTAATATCctaatataaaagaaacaccaatttatttttaataacatactcTTATATATCTTTAGGAGAACcctgtgtttttaaaattttaaatttattagtcgtAAGTAAGGTCGTAGTTCCATATATCAAGATTacacacaaattaataatataaacacattaagaaataattatatgtttatgtcgttttgtttaatcatttaaacacATATTTAGGGAAATTAAGTAGTTTTGAATTCACCTCCAGCTTTAAAGATATGATAAATtgcaaaatgatttaattttgttaagaacaaggtaataaattattccaaaaatatcaTAGCTATGCTATGgtgataaatcatatttttaattagatttatgtATGTTTGAAATTAGGATCATggacaatgaaatttaatttttcaagttcAATTGGTAGtagatttttatgattataaatgcaaactttttaattaaaatgtatataaaagactacaggtaaaattttaaaatttacttcagAATTTAGTGAGgataccatttttatttaattagcaaaAGCAATAAAACAATGACTTATAAATCTATACTTCTTAAACtcctaattaattcaattagcaTTGAGATTTGTCTGTTCAGTAACGAGTAGAAGTGGAGGTGATTATTGCGTTGCACTTTCTGATACTAATTgcctaacaaaaaatataattgtcttttttCCTGGTGaatctaattatttagatagttgacattaaatagttataaataaattattattattattattaattgcacTTTGTCATGttttttgtcttttaataatgtaaaaataaattcagtttaaaGGACAAATTTAACAAGCTGATTGCGTAAAAATCGATGTAATTGCCTCTTTCATGTCATCCCCGTTCTGTTTAGAAAGAacgttaattagaaaatttaattagccaTCACTCGTACAGATGTGTTTGAAGAGCTTCATTTCAaatctcatattttttaataataatatattattatgatatcgatatattttatatttaaactatgcccaacgtattaaattttaaaaaaatatacggcACCATTGACCTCCATGTTTTATCTGCATGGGTTTTTTCGATCCTATTGTTAGTAGAACCAGAAATGTTACTTACTTCTTCGAAAACAGCCTACGTGGTCTTAGTATTCTTTTTAATCAAGATGCCTCTTTTGCAAGGTGGCTTAAAATTCTAATCGAAAAGTTTGTAGCAAATTCAGGTAAAAATTCTACTACTGTATTAATTACTTTGCACTTTTATTGtggttatataataaaaatcgttcttttatttcaatttttacaaataaaaaaaagaatgattattaattgtattacttAATGAAGCAAAATATAGgaatgttaaacattttttaataatcatatattattaatacattctctaattaaatattctagacAGATAAATACAGATAatggaaatatttgaataaatttaataatattcagacAGCATACCAGGTAAAGTATATATTCTGGCAGAATACGTTTAGAATTAAGTTGCCTcctagaataattttaaattatcacaaaGTTTTTATATCAAGACCGCGacattattgttttaagttaaattcaatattttattaagaatacatataattatatttctaaaggACATTGTTCTTCGGAAATTTTTGAGCATCCTTTTATACATTAGGCAATCTTGCCTTTGTCTTTAGCGAtatcatgaaaaaaaaaaaactagaatCTCAGTGGGGTACGCATAAAAGCGAGTCGCACTAGATTTGCAAAACATTTGACTGGCGGAGCTGAAACAATATGCGCCCGTTGATATTTTCATCCGCGCTCCTTCTGTTGCTGCTGACCGTCAACGTCAACACGGTCAAAATCGGTTACCTGCCGTTCTTCAAAGACGCCAACGACGATGTGAATTTTTTTGACGCAGTTGAAGTCCTAGTCAGGACTTCCGATGCCTTGGGGCCGTTATGTAAAAATCACAGTTTGTTGTACATACGGGAGTTGAAGAAGTTCAAGTTGTGGGCATCGGAGAGTACGTACGAGATTTTCCTATGGATACGGTCATTTACGGGGGACTGTTTTTAGTGTTTGATGCATCTTCAAAGTTCTCAACGGGTAATTTGGATGGATCCACATATGATTTGGGGAACTATGATCAATGCGTGAAAATCAAGGTGCCGAACGAGTACGGTGAGTTTACGGGAAGGCCGTGTATGGCCAAATTTACAGTGGCTCCTCCGGAGAAATACAAAAAGAAGAAAGTTGACTTTTTGAATGATTATAGAACCTTCTACAATTTGTCGATGCTAGACAAAATATTCGTAAGTACAAAAGTTTATATTCATGTGTTACATTACTAAAGTCAGTAATCAGTCattgcataattaataaacgataATTTTCACTAGTATTGACATTAATTTATgagttaaatacatatttacatgTAATACATAAATTCTATATTGGATTTTATATTCCATTATAATGAAAGTGTGTAGTTATTGTTgacttaaaattgtatttatctaaatttaagaaaaaattgttttaaataataataatatatagatattatgtaaaattagtaatttaatgaaaaaaaaaaaaaataatttatttttaatacgataaaaattaaaaaaaaaataattcatgataatcataaaataaaaaaaaaattatttaaatttataataaaactttttgtacatatttattattttttaatttaattttgataaattaaaatttaaaaaattaattcatggtaattttaaataaaaattatttaggaaatattttttctgattaATACTTTCGTTCTTTTTTGatgtgataataaatttattatgtaaatatttaaattgttgattgatatggaattttaatttgtttggattcataaaaaaataaaagataaatttacatttgaaagttgtttgttatttattttgctacatacaattttagttttatttctttcgattattgaaaataagtaagttcgatcacaatatttttaaattactggcaataaaattgtttgttttatatgtattatattttaaatattaaaaaaaaaatatatatatttaaataaattattactgacataattgttatattaaatattcatttatttttatattggtttatattataatagaataaatcacaattatacatttataattgttgccaaaatattcaatttgaaacaacCTTTTTTGTCATCTATTTTTTGTAAGCAAATGTTGTTCTctctttaatttatgttggacaaaatttattgttcatttaaaaaaataaaataaagtattataaaattcaaaatataacattattgCGATTAAGGAAATTGAACCATAACAAGTCATGACATTGGCATTGACAGTCCAACTTCCTAAACTCAATTAACATACACACTCACAAAATGTGTAGGAAGGTGGATTATTACAATACCTAATGTATTtctacatattataaaaataaataaatataaataaatatatgaatacaaAGTATTTTGACtgcaaaattaagtttattgttAGTATTTAGTAAAGATTTCTATGGCAGTGATATATAGACACTAACTATGTATATTATGTACTCTGTTTTTTTTGCAGACTCCTTTGGGAAATCCGTCTAAGGTACCACGTAATGAGTTTTACTTTACTTATTGTATTCCATCTTCTTGCACCAACGatgatttagaaaatattttggaggttctgataaaaattaatactatgaaagaatttaaaatatctctaGAAGTTGATAAGCGAACTTGTGAACTCAGTCAGCAATATCAGATGGGCGCTGGTGACATCGCTTTtttgtaagtaaaaattttaagaatttgacCTTCCTCcagtaaattcttaattaattaactaatgtacgacatattggaatattaatttaatttgttacaaaataaaattgagaaaattttattttaattacagtatTGGTTCTTTcttggtaaatattaaaaaacttaatttcctGAATATGTTATTAAGCACTTTAATATAATCTAGTTAATtcagaataattattacaaattacattaaaaaatttttacgtcgttaatttatgtaaataagtgATCTTtccgttaaaataaatttaaataatataacaaaaaaattcagGAATTACCATAATTAGTTTCCATAATTAATCCTTGATTTTTATCACTTCCTTCGAAATTAGTTATATCGACTGATTTTAATGCGTAAAATTTTAGggtattttttgttacacTTCTACTAACCGTTATTGTTGCGACACTTTTTGATGCCCcacatttgattaaaaataaagatatctaCGAAAAAGTGggaataacaacaaaaattttattatgtttttcctTCCCACGAAACCTACAAAAACTTGTGACTGTTAAAAAGGAAAGCGACGGTTTGAATTGCATAGCAGGAATAAAAACCATAACGATGGGTTTGATCATTCTTGGACATGGTCTCATGTTTATCATTGGATCACCTCTTCAGAATCCCGAGTTTATCGAACAGGTATGCTGCAGACTATAGTTATTGTGGAgtgtttgaattaataatactaatatatatatatatatatatatatatatatatatatatatatatatatatatatgtttttcatTCTAGATGTATTCTAGAGTTACCGCTATGGTTCTTCTCAATGGACCGGTTGTTGTGGACACATTCTTTTTGATTACTGGATTCTTAACATCATATTATATGCTATTAAATTCGAGAAACAAGAAAAGTGGTTTTAACCCACTTCAAATTATCAAGATTTATATACATAGAATAATTCGGTaagaatttgatttttaggGGGCATATTTCcctatattatttctttgttgtcgagtatattttaatacaaattgaatCCGTCCTTGCTTgtgatatataaatgtattaggAGGAGATTACATaggaaaatgatttttt is a window of Aethina tumida isolate Nest 87 chromosome 7, icAetTumi1.1, whole genome shotgun sequence DNA encoding:
- the LOC109595852 gene encoding nose resistant to fluoxetine protein 6, which produces MRPLIFSSALLLLLLTVNVNTVKIGYLPFFKDANDDVNFFDAVEVLVRTSDALGPLCKNHSLLYIRELKKFKLWASEMFDASSKFSTGNLDGSTYDLGNYDQCVKIKVPNEYGEFTGRPCMAKFTVAPPEKYKKKKVDFLNDYRTFYNLSMLDKIFTPLGNPSKVPRNEFYFTYCIPSSCTNDDLENILEVLIKINTMKEFKISLEVDKRTCELSQQYQMGAGDIAFLVFFVTLLLTVIVATLFDAPHLIKNKDIYEKVGITTKILLCFSFPRNLQKLVTVKKESDGLNCIAGIKTITMGLIILGHGLMFIIGSPLQNPEFIEQMYSRVTAMVLLNGPVVVDTFFLITGFLTSYYMLLNSRNKKSGFNPLQIIKIYIHRIIRLTPSYAVVVFFYCTIFAKLGSGIFWNKKIVLEQERCQTSWWANLLYINNYVNKDNVCMFQSWYLSCEIHMFIVAVTLVIFLCKRPKMALYFIGSLLILSIVIVFITVYIYNEEAILLLYVELLKDPVVNSTYKYVYTPSHLRLTPYLIGVIGGYIRYKIKKHNYRFTKSVQYTGWIVCALLMMPTLYTGYVFYSQDIPKDIFFTSLYSSMYHLTWGLSITWMIILVSCGYGAYVNGLLAWDPCVVLSRLSYSTFLVHGSIQMFWAASIRTPVFTDYYSAIHLTCAHLLMSFTVGWLLTMFVESPVLALEKLMFRRKEKVSESTETLEAKVEEKDLMNPKFHVITHM